The following coding sequences lie in one Oryza brachyantha chromosome 10, ObraRS2, whole genome shotgun sequence genomic window:
- the LOC102719233 gene encoding uncharacterized protein LOC102719233, whose protein sequence is MAAVARALLFGAIACAALMAVASAADGEAAVVVVGQAKCGDCTRKNMQAEDAFKGLQVAIKCKNGDGEYERKAVGDLDGDGAFSVPLAADDLHGADCFAQLHNAASSTACPGQEPSKIVPVTTDNGGRAANTFVAVAGEMRYTTYSSAAECTSVSLCDDFFRKHPFFDYFHKKPEPVPDPKPKPLPANNGGGAGNGGGAAPPSPASPIYH, encoded by the exons ATGGCAGCTGTAGCACGAGCTCTGCTCTTCGGCGCCATCGCCTGCGCCGCTCTGATGGCGGTCGCCtccgcggcggacggcgaggcggcggtggtcgtcgtcggccaGGCCAAGTGCGGCGACTGCACCAGGAAGAACATGCAGGCTGAGGATGCTTTCAAGG GTCTCCAGGTGGCGATCAAATGCaagaacggcgacggcgagtaCGAGCGCAAGGCCGTCGGCgacctcgacggcgacggcgccttCAGCgtgcccctcgccgccgacgacctcCACGGCGCCGACTGCTTCGCGCAGCTCCACAACGCGGCGAGCAGCACGGCGTGCCCCGGGCAGGAGCCGTCCAAGATCGTGCCGGTGACGACGGACAACGGCGGTAGGGCGGCCAACaccttcgtcgccgtcgccggcgagatgCGGTACACGACGtactcgtcggcggcggagtgcACCTCGGTGTCCCTGTGCGACGACTTCTTCCGCAAGCACCCCTTCTTCGACTATTTCCACAAGAAGCCTGAACCCGTGCCGGATCCCAAGCCGAAGCCATTGCCGGCGAACAACGGTGGTGGCGCAGGGAATGGTGGTGgagctgcgccgccgtctccggccTCTCCGATCTATCACTGA